Proteins from a single region of Sesamum indicum cultivar Zhongzhi No. 13 linkage group LG5, S_indicum_v1.0, whole genome shotgun sequence:
- the LOC105162652 gene encoding transcription initiation factor IIE subunit alpha: MASIEPFNRLVKLAARAFYDDITTKGENQPKAGRSDNRGIAVVILDALTRRQWIREEDLAKDLKLHTKQLRRTLRFFEEEKLVTRDHRKESSKGAKIYNAAVAATVDGQKNGREGDEKLKMHTQSYCCLDYSQIYDVVRYRLHRMRKKLKDELESKNTVQEYICPNCNKRYTALDALRLISPQDEYFHCESCNGVLVAESDKLAAQELGDGEDNASRRRHDKLKDMLTKMEEQLKPLIDQLGRVKDLPAPDFGNLQAWELRANAAGRANGDLNANDSKSFNGLGFGGTPMPYVGETKVEVAFSGTDEKGENVKSVNTNAPMKVLPPWMIKEGMKLTKEQRGETGQEEKMGGSSTAMGLHDDKKSTTVNEDTKNIQDEYVKAYYAALLMRQREQVETVKKEDESPNNTILNEVYNAPTERQVGMKSKRDDDDEGDDDEWEEAPPIGSTSDPFKVNDLNVEADASEDEEDDNDWEDG, translated from the exons ATGGCTAGCATCGAACCATTCAATCG CTTGGTGAAACTTGCGGCAAGGGCATTCTATGATGACATAACAACGAAAGGGGAAAACCAGCCTAAGGCTGGAAGAAGTGACAACAGAGGGATTGCTGTTGTCATTCTTGATGCTCTCACTAg ACGTCAGTGGATTAGGGAAGAGGATTTGGCTAAGGACTTGAAACTTCACACGAAGCAACTTCGTCGGACTCTGAGATtctttgaagaagaaaaactagTCACTCGTGACCACCGCAAGGAG TCTTCCAAAGGTGCAAAAATTTACAATGCTGCAGTGGCTGCCACAGTTGATGGTCAAAAAAATGGACGAGAAGGCgatgaaaaacttaaaatgcaCACACAGTCCTATTGTTGTTTAGATTACTCCCag ATATATGATGTGGTGAGATACAGATTACATCGCATGAGGAAAAAGCTGAAGGATGAACTGGAGAGCAAAAACACAGTTCAGGAGTACATATGCCCTAACTGCAATAAGAG GTATACTGCCCTTGATGCACTCCGGTTGATCTCCCCCCAAGATGAATACTTCCACTGTGAAAGCTGCAATGGGGTCCTTGTGGCTGAGAGTGACAAGTTAGCTGCTCAAGAATTGGGAGATGGAGAAGATAATGCAAGCAGACGTCGCCATGATAAATTGAAAGACATGCTAACAAAGATGGAG GAACAGCTCAAGCCACTGATAGATCAACTTGGAAGAGTTAAGGATTTGCCGGCTCCTGACTTTGGAAATCTTCAAGCTTGGGAACTTCGAGCAAATGCTGCAGGCCGAGCTAATGGAGATCTTAATGCCAATGATTCTAAATCTTTTAATGGTCTTGGTTTTGGTGGAACTCCTATGCCTTATGTTGGAGAGACAAAG GTTGAAGTTGCGTTCTCAGGCACTGACGAGAAAGGAGAAAATGTTAAATCAGTGAACACAAATGCACCTATGAAAGTTTTGCCTCCATGGATGATCAAGGAAGGAATGAAGCTTACAAAGGAGCAACGTGGAGAAACAGGGCAGGAGGAAAAAATGGGTGGTTCTTCAACAGCTATGGGGCTTCACGATGACAAGAAGTCCACAACTGTAAATGAGGACACAAAGAATATACAG gaTGAGTATGTTAAAGCTTATTATGCGGCTCTACTTATGCGTCAACGTGAACAAGTAGAAACGGTCAAGAAGGAAGATGAGTCACCCAATAATACAATCCTCAACGAAGTCTACAACGCACCCACCGAGCGCCAAGTCGGCATGAAGTCGAAacgtgatgatgatgatgaaggaGATGATGACGAGTGGGAGGAGGCCCCTCCTATAG GTAGCACATCTGACCCTTTTAAAGTTAACGACTTAAATGTAGAAGCAGATGCTTCTGAAGACGAGGAGGATGACAACGACTGGGAGGATGGGTAA